AGTCATCTGTCCAGCAAAGTACAGCCTTTCTTTACCCTTCATTTGATAAGTAGGATGCAAGAGTTTAGGAGAATTAATAAAGGTATTTCTGTGCATTACCCCATACCGAACGTATTCAGCGTTCTCAAGACCTGGAATCAGCGAGAATACCCGCTTCTGTTCGCCCCATTTCAAGTGCGTTTGAAAGCCCACCAGATTGTAAAGCGTTCCAGCAGCGTTATCCTGACGAAGCTGCACTACCGCGTAAGGTAGCTTACCTGTGTGCGGATTGATAAGCCCAACAGGCTTCATCGGACCAAACAATGCAGTTTGCTTACCGCGCTTCATCATGATTTCGATAGGCATACAGCCCTCAAAGTATATCTCTTTCTCAAAATCCTTGAGTGCCGCCGTCTCTGCAGAAATCAACGCGTCATAAAACACGTCAAACTCCTCTTCAGTCATAGGACAGTTCAAATATGCTGCTTCCCCTTTGTCATAACGGGAAGCCAGATACACTTTATTCATATCAATACTGTCCTTCTCAACAATCGGTGCTGCAGCATCATAAAAATAGAAATACTCTTCACCTAATAGACCCTTAATTTCAGCAGATAATGCAGGGGAAGTTAGTGGACCCGTTGCAATAACAACAATCCCTTCCTCCGGTATATGCGTAAGTTCTTCATTTATGACTTCCACAAGCGGATGATTATGCAATGTACTCGTAATTTCTCCCGAGAAACCATCCCGATCCACGGCAAGTGCACCGCCAGCAGGTACAGCGTGGCGATCAGCCGCACCTAATACAAGAGAGTTTAAACGTCGCATTTCTTCCTTTAATACACCCACCGCATTGCCTAAACCATTTGCACGCAAGGAGTTGCTGCATACTAGTTCTGCGAATTGATTGGTGTGGTGTGCTGGCGTCTTCACCACTGGTCTCATTTCATACAATCTTACCGGTACGCCTTGAGAGGCTATTTGCCAGGCCGCTTCACTTCCTGCGAGACCTGCTCCAATTACTGTTACCTTTGCTGTATCTGTCACTGTCTTATTTCCTCCTGTAGAGACTATTATTCTGCTAACTCTTCTTCGTTGTCTAAAACTGCCTCTGTATGGTCACAAGACGTACATTGCAGTTTGGTGCCTTGCTTATTGCGTTTCTCAATCATCCAAGCCCCGCAAGATGGACATGGTTTAGTGGATGGTCTATCCCAAGAGACGAAATCACACCCTGGATATTGATCGCAGCCATAAAAGACACGCCCTTTTTTGCTTCGACGCTCTACAACTTTTCCTTCATTACATTTAGGGCAAGTTACACCAATATCTTTGATAATCGGCTTCGTATTTCGGCAATCTGGAAAGCCAGAACATGCTAGAAACTTCCCAAAGCGTCCTAATTTATATACAAGTGGTTTACCACATTTCTCGCAGATCTCATCAGAGACTTCATCTTCAATCTCAATTTCTTTCATTTCTTCTTCGGCAAACACTAAGCGCTTCTCGAAAGACTCGTAAAATTCGGCAAGAACCTTCACCCAATCTTCTGAGCCTTCTTCCACATGGTCAAGATCGCCTTCCATATTAGCCGTAAACTCTACGTTCAATATTTCCGGGAAAAATTGTTCCATCTGCTCGATGACAAGTTCTCCAAGCTCTGTAGGCATGAATTTTTTCTCTTCAATCGCTACATAACCACGCTTCTGAATCGTTTCAAGCGTTGGTGCATACGTACTTGGGCGTCCTATCCCTAATTCCTCAAGTGTCTTTACAAGCCTTGCTTCTGTATATCGCGGTGGTGGCTGTGTAAAATGCTGCTTCGGCTCGATCTCTTGCTTATTTAAAGCATCTCCCGCTTCAAGAGGCGGTAAATACTTATCTTCATCTGTAGTTCCATCATCGTTACCTTCCACGTAAACCTTCATGAACCCTGGGAATGAAACCTTCGAACCCACCGCTCTGAATGTGGCTGTACCTGCTTCTATATCAACCGAGAGTGTATCAAGAAGAGCAGACGCCATTTGACTGGATACGAACCGCTCCCACACCAGCTTGTAAAGACGGAATTGATCCCGGCTTAAGAACTCTTTGACCATTTCCGGTTCACGAAGTGCTGAAGTTGGTCGGATCGCTTCATGCGCTTCTTGCGCTCCAGCCGCTTTCTTTGAATACTGGCGAGGGGCTTCAGGTAAGAACTTTTCACCATACTTAGCAGTAATCAGCTCTTTAGCCTCATCCTGTGCAGTGACAGATAAACGTGTCGAGTCCGTACGCATATAGGTGATCAAACCTACGGTTCCCTCTTTGCCTAGTTCCACACCTTCGTATAATTGCTGGGCAACAGACATTGTCTTAGCTGCACGGAATCCAAGCTTACGAGCTGCTTCCTGTTGAAGGGAACTTGTTGTAAAAGGAGCCGAAGGATGCCGTTGTCTTTCCTTCTCCTTCACATTACTAACCTTAAAAGCTGCGTTCTTGATTGCCTCAAGGACCTCTTGAACATCGCTTTCCTGATTAAGTTCCTTCTTCACACCATTCAGCTTATGAAACTTAGCTTCAAAGACAGAATCTCGAATCCCAAGTTTAGCTGTAATACTCCAATATTCAGTAGGTACAAAAGCGGAGATTTCATTCTCACGATCCATTATGATCTTTACAGCTACAGATTGAACACGTCCAGCAGATAACCCTTTTTTGACTTTCTTCCATAATAGAGGGCTAATCTTGTAACCTACTAGCCGATCCAGTATACGTCTTGCCTGCTGTGCATTCACAAGATCCATGTTAATCTTGCGTGGCGTCTTAAAAGCATCCTTCACCGCTTGTTTGGTGATCTCATTAAATACAACTCGGCATTCCTGTGTATTATCTAAATCCAGGGCATGTGCCAAGTGCCAAGCAATTGCTTCTCCTTCGCGATCGGGGTCAGCTGCGAGATAGACTTTTTTCACTTTTTTACTAGCGTCTTTCAATTCCTTCAATATAGAACCTTTACCACGAATCGTAATATATTTGGGATTGAAATCATTCTCCACCTCAACACCAATTTGACTCTTCGGTAGATCTCTGATGTGTCCCATAGATGCCTTTACAATATACTTACTACCTAGATATTTGCCAATTGTCTTCGCTTTCGCGGGCGATTCGACAATAACCAATGCATCTGCCATAGACTCTTCCTCCTCGTTAACACTCGTACCTCTATATTAAATTACCTTATAAATAGCTCCTGGTAATTGTGCTACCGCTTTTTTTATGATTAAAGATAACAGAACTGAATGCAAATGTCCAAAATCCCATCCTGTCCTCACAAGCAGATCGTCCAAAATAAAGGGGCCTTGATGCAGTATATGGTATAGGTGTAACTCCTCATTTGTCAATTTCTTTTCAATTAACAAATCATCAGCCACCTGTTTAGAGGGACCGCTTTCACCCGTTTTTGAGAGGTTTGTCGGGAGAAAAGAAGTGTATTCTTCTAAAATATCTAGTGCACCGGTTACCAGCTTTGCCCCCTGTTTAATCAGATCAAGAGCACCTCTACTTTTTGGAGATGTAATAGGTCCAGGGACAGCAAAAACATCCCGTCCTGCCTCCAAGGCAGCATCTGCAGTAATGAGTGATCCACTTTTACTATCCGCCTCTACGACCACTGTCCCGTATGTGAGACCTGCAATAATTCGATTGCGCTGCGGAAATAACCCTGGATGACTTTTGGTTCCAAGGGGATACTCTGTTAGCACTAACCCATCACGGGAAATCAATCGTTCAAGCTCCTTATTCTCAGGCGGGTAGACCCGATCAAGTCCTGTAGCCACTACCGCTATTGTGCCTCCACCGCTTCTTAGCGCAGCTTCATGGGAAACGCTATCAATCCCCCTAGCTAATCCGCTAACCACTGTTAGACCTGCTTCACTAAGCTCTTTCGTGAGGATCTCTCCTACCTTCCGTCCATAAGCTGTTGGCACACGAGTACCGACCATCGCTACACTGGGTGTCGATAACAGATCCAAACGCCCACGATAATAAAGAATCCATGGTGGCTGAGCTGTCTCCTTCAATAAATGGGGATAGTCTGCATCAAAAATCGTAACCATGTTCACAGCACTTTCTTCCATTAGTAAGCGGCGGTTTGCTATCCACTCCAACGTATATATAGAAGCAAGTTGAATCGACACTTTCTCGCTCAATCCAACCTTTTCCCAGTCTTCTGAGCTACAAGAAAATGCTTTTTCTGACAAAAGCCCAGCTCTGCGAATTTTGTCGATAGTTTTCCAGCCAATGCCTTCCACTTCATTAAAGCCGAATAGTAGTTCCCGTTCTTCCATATCATTTTTCGCTCCTTAACATGGAAGGCCTAGCCTTCCCTATTTTGTGTTACACATCATGAAAACGCAAGTATTTCTTTAAATTCAATAAATTTCTATTTAAAATAAAAAAAGCAACCTTTCATCCCTAAATAGGAACAAAAGGTTGCTTACCTCTTTAATTAATTATACACGAAATAACCTCACTACGTGGAGTGATTTCTCTGTCTTAACTACACTAATTAGTGCGATGTAAAAGCATTGAGAATACCGCGCTCTTCAAGCACACTTACGAGTGTTGAACCCATTTCAGCAGGTGTAGGGGCTACCTTGATTCCGCAAGCTTCCAGTACGGCAATTTTTTCGCTTGCTGTACCTTTCCCTCCAGAAATGATAGCACCAGCATGCCCCATACGCTTGCCTGGAGGTGCAGTTGCTCCTCCAATGAAGCCTACAACTGGCTTGGTCATGTGTTCACGAATCCACTCTGCTGCTTCTTCCTCTGCAGTTCCACCGATCTCTCCGATCATAATAACTGCCTTCGTACCCGGATCTTCATTAAACAGCTTCAAAATATCAATAAACTCAGAGCCTTTAACCGGGTCTCCGCCAATACCTACAGCCGAAGATTGCCCAATTCCACGCGTGGTCAGCTGATGAACCGCCTCATAGGTTAGCGTTCCGCTACGCGAGACCACTCCTACATAACCAGGCATATGAATATAGCCAGGCATGATTCCAATCTTACACTCTCCAGGAGTGATAACACCCGGACAGTTTGGACCGATCAACACTGTAGAACGACCTTCCATATAACGTGAGACTTTTACCATATCAAGCACTGGAATACCTTCGGTAATACAGATAACCAAATCCAACTCTGCATCTACAGCCTCCATGATGGAGTCTGCTGCGAATGCTGGCGGTACATAAATCACACTAGCAGTTGCACCAGTAGCTGCCTTAGCAGCTGCGACTGTATCAAATACCGGAAGACTAACTTCACTGCCATTTTCAAGGGTGATATTAACTGTCGTTCCACCTTTACCCGGCGTTACCCCTCCAACCATCTGAGTTCCATAATCAAGCGCACCCTTAGTATGGAACAAGCCCGTTGCTCCCGTAATACCTTGCGTGATAACTTTCGTATTTTTATCTACAAGAATGCTCATGCCTTAAGTCACATCCCTACTTATATTGTCAAATACGATAACTGGCTTCAACTTGCGAGCCATTATTGCACAAGAGATACAATCTTACGGGCACCGTCCGCCATAGAATCAGCAGCTACAATGTTAAGTCCCGATCCTGCCAAGATTTGCTTACCCAATCCAACATTTGTTCCTTCAAGACGAACAACAAGCGGTTTAGTCAATCCCAATTGACTTGCCGCTTCCACAACACCGTTAGCAATAACGTCACAGCGCATAATACCGCCGAAAATATTAACGAAAATTCCATTTACCTTTTCATCCGATAGAATGATTTTAAAGGCTTCTGTAACTTTCTCGGTAGTTGCACCGCCCCCTACATCAAGGAAGTTGGCGGGTTCGCCTCCGTAATATTTAATTATATCCATTGTTGCCATCGCTAGGCCTGCACCGTTCACCATACAACCAATATTGCCATCAAGTGCAATATAGCTCAGGTCATACTTAGAGGCTTCGATTTCTTTCAAATCTTCTTCATCTAGATCCCGAAGCTCTTGAATATCTTTGTGGCGGAACAAGGCATTGGGGTCAAAATTCAATTTAGCATCTAGAGCCATCACATTCCCATCCGCAGTAACTACCAATGGGTTAATTTCGGCAATAGAGCAATCTTTATCCACAAAAGCTAGATATAGCGCTTGCATGAATTTAACAGTCTTGCCTACCAGTTCATTAGGAATAGAGATGCTGTAAGCTAATTTACGAGCTTGGAAAGTCTGCAAACCTACTGCCGGATCAATGATTTCTTTGAAAATCTTCTCCGGATGTGTAGCTGCAACCTCTTCAATCTCTGTGCCACCTTCTTCAGATGCC
This genomic stretch from Paenibacillus sp. FSL H7-0737 harbors:
- the sucC gene encoding ADP-forming succinate--CoA ligase subunit beta; its protein translation is MNIHEYQGKEVLKKYGVAVPNGKVAYTVEEAVEAAESLSTPVVVVKAQIHAGGRGKAGGVKVAKNIDEVRTYATEILGKTLVTHQTGPEGKVVKRLLIEEGCQIVKEYYIGIVVDRGTGRVVMMASEEGGTEIEEVAATHPEKIFKEIIDPAVGLQTFQARKLAYSISIPNELVGKTVKFMQALYLAFVDKDCSIAEINPLVVTADGNVMALDAKLNFDPNALFRHKDIQELRDLDEEDLKEIEASKYDLSYIALDGNIGCMVNGAGLAMATMDIIKYYGGEPANFLDVGGGATTEKVTEAFKIILSDEKVNGIFVNIFGGIMRCDVIANGVVEAASQLGLTKPLVVRLEGTNVGLGKQILAGSGLNIVAADSMADGARKIVSLVQ
- the dprA gene encoding DNA-processing protein DprA; this translates as MEERELLFGFNEVEGIGWKTIDKIRRAGLLSEKAFSCSSEDWEKVGLSEKVSIQLASIYTLEWIANRRLLMEESAVNMVTIFDADYPHLLKETAQPPWILYYRGRLDLLSTPSVAMVGTRVPTAYGRKVGEILTKELSEAGLTVVSGLARGIDSVSHEAALRSGGGTIAVVATGLDRVYPPENKELERLISRDGLVLTEYPLGTKSHPGLFPQRNRIIAGLTYGTVVVEADSKSGSLITADAALEAGRDVFAVPGPITSPKSRGALDLIKQGAKLVTGALDILEEYTSFLPTNLSKTGESGPSKQVADDLLIEKKLTNEELHLYHILHQGPFILDDLLVRTGWDFGHLHSVLLSLIIKKAVAQLPGAIYKVI
- the sucD gene encoding succinate--CoA ligase subunit alpha, with the protein product MSILVDKNTKVITQGITGATGLFHTKGALDYGTQMVGGVTPGKGGTTVNITLENGSEVSLPVFDTVAAAKAATGATASVIYVPPAFAADSIMEAVDAELDLVICITEGIPVLDMVKVSRYMEGRSTVLIGPNCPGVITPGECKIGIMPGYIHMPGYVGVVSRSGTLTYEAVHQLTTRGIGQSSAVGIGGDPVKGSEFIDILKLFNEDPGTKAVIMIGEIGGTAEEEAAEWIREHMTKPVVGFIGGATAPPGKRMGHAGAIISGGKGTASEKIAVLEACGIKVAPTPAEMGSTLVSVLEERGILNAFTSH
- the trmFO gene encoding FADH(2)-oxidizing methylenetetrahydrofolate--tRNA-(uracil(54)-C(5))-methyltransferase TrmFO, whose protein sequence is MVSTGGNKTVTDTAKVTVIGAGLAGSEAAWQIASQGVPVRLYEMRPVVKTPAHHTNQFAELVCSNSLRANGLGNAVGVLKEEMRRLNSLVLGAADRHAVPAGGALAVDRDGFSGEITSTLHNHPLVEVINEELTHIPEEGIVVIATGPLTSPALSAEIKGLLGEEYFYFYDAAAPIVEKDSIDMNKVYLASRYDKGEAAYLNCPMTEEEFDVFYDALISAETAALKDFEKEIYFEGCMPIEIMMKRGKQTALFGPMKPVGLINPHTGKLPYAVVQLRQDNAAGTLYNLVGFQTHLKWGEQKRVFSLIPGLENAEYVRYGVMHRNTFINSPKLLHPTYQMKGKERLYFAGQMTGVEGYVESAASGLIAGINAARAALGQEGLIFPQDTVLGSMPAYITSADPEHFQPMNANFGLLPKVEKKIRNKKEKNEILAHRALDSLAEYANRTGLAYKEPEAIDNQE
- the topA gene encoding type I DNA topoisomerase, translated to MADALVIVESPAKAKTIGKYLGSKYIVKASMGHIRDLPKSQIGVEVENDFNPKYITIRGKGSILKELKDASKKVKKVYLAADPDREGEAIAWHLAHALDLDNTQECRVVFNEITKQAVKDAFKTPRKINMDLVNAQQARRILDRLVGYKISPLLWKKVKKGLSAGRVQSVAVKIIMDRENEISAFVPTEYWSITAKLGIRDSVFEAKFHKLNGVKKELNQESDVQEVLEAIKNAAFKVSNVKEKERQRHPSAPFTTSSLQQEAARKLGFRAAKTMSVAQQLYEGVELGKEGTVGLITYMRTDSTRLSVTAQDEAKELITAKYGEKFLPEAPRQYSKKAAGAQEAHEAIRPTSALREPEMVKEFLSRDQFRLYKLVWERFVSSQMASALLDTLSVDIEAGTATFRAVGSKVSFPGFMKVYVEGNDDGTTDEDKYLPPLEAGDALNKQEIEPKQHFTQPPPRYTEARLVKTLEELGIGRPSTYAPTLETIQKRGYVAIEEKKFMPTELGELVIEQMEQFFPEILNVEFTANMEGDLDHVEEGSEDWVKVLAEFYESFEKRLVFAEEEMKEIEIEDEVSDEICEKCGKPLVYKLGRFGKFLACSGFPDCRNTKPIIKDIGVTCPKCNEGKVVERRSKKGRVFYGCDQYPGCDFVSWDRPSTKPCPSCGAWMIEKRNKQGTKLQCTSCDHTEAVLDNEEELAE